A segment of the Bdellovibrio bacteriovorus genome:
AGGCCGATCCAGAAATGGTTTTCCAGAAGTTTTTTGGAATACAGTTCAGTTCTCCACAAGCGTGGAACCAGATAATAAATCATACCGAAAGTCAGGAACCCGTTCCAGCCCAGGGCACCGGAGTGAACGTGACCCACGATCCAGTCAGTGTAGTGACCGACTGCAGAGATGGATTTGATGGACAGCAGCGGTCCTTCGAAAGTCGACATCCCATAGAAAGTCAAAGCCGCAACAAAGAACTTGATCAGTGGTTCGGTTTTCAGCAGGTGCCAGGAGCCTTTCAAAGTCAAAAGACCATTGATCATGCCACCCCAAGAAGGCGCCCACAGCATGATGGAGAAGATCATTCCCAAAGTCTGTGCCCATTCAGGAAGGGATGTGTAAAGCAGGTGATGTGGACCGGCCCAGATATAGATGAATACCAAAGCCCAGAAGTGAATGATACTGAGGCGGTAAGAGTACACCGGACGGTTCGCCGCTTTCGGCACGTAGTAGTACATCAGACCCAGGAACGGCGTGGTCAGGAAGAAGGCCACCGCGTTGTGTCCGTACCACCATTGCACCAGGGCGTCCTGAATCCCGGCATAGACCGGATAGGACTGCAGGAATGTCACCGGAATCTCGATGGAGTTCACGATATGCAGGACTGCCACAGTGATGATTGTGGAAATATAGAACCAGATCGCCACATACATGTGTTTTTCACGGCGTTGACGGATGGTCATGAAGAAGTTGATGGCGAAGATCACCCACACCACAGTGATGGCGATGTCGATCGGCCATTCAAGCTCTGCATATTCCTTGGACTGGGAGTACCCCAGAGGCAAAGTGATGGCGGCAGAAAGAATGATCAGCTGCCAGCCCCAGAAGTGCATCTTGGAAAGCAGATTTGAGAACATGCGGGTTTTCAGCAGTCTTTGGCTGGAATGATAGATCCCGGCAAAGATCGCATTCCCGGCAAAAGCGAAGATCGCCGCATTGGTGTGCAGCGGTCTCAGGCGCCCGAATGTGATCCATTCCAGATTGGCGTTCATTGGCCAGTAGGCCAGCTGCAATGCTGCGATCAAGCCAAAAAGAAACGCAGCCCCGGCCCAGATCATGGTCGCCAGGACGAACTTTTTGACAATATCGTCATCGTAATAAATTTTCTCGATGAGATTTCCCGATGTGTTCACGATTTTTTCCTTTCGTTTTCGTCATCTAAAATACGGTGTGCTGGTGTCTCGAGGTCATCAAACTGACCTTTGGAGGTGGCCCAGAGAAAGGCGGAGACAAAGCCAATTCCCAGAATTAACGCCATGGGGATCATGATCATGATGATGTTCATCGGAACCCCCACAAGGATGAAAGAATGATGACCACGGAACTGATGGGCATCAGAATCGCCGCCATCAGCGGATCGATGAATCCGGCCAGGGCCAGGATTCCACCGATGGTGTTGTAAGTCAGTGAAATTCCCAGATTGCGTTTCAAAACGTTCTGGGTTTGTTCCGAGATTTTCAAAAGATCAAAGAACGGGGAAAGTCCCCCGCGAGTGAAGTACACATCCGCACTGTTCAGGCTCAAGTCCACGCTGCCTTTCACGGCGATACCGACGTCCGCCGCCTGCAGGCTGAGTGAATCGTTGGCGCCATCGCCGATCATGCAGGTGTTTTTGTGGCGAATGAGAATGTCTTTTTTATCTTCCGGGAATAGTTCGCCGTGGGCGTTCTCACGGGCAATACCACACTGGTTTGCGGCCTGGTACACGCGACTTTTTTTGTCGCCGGAAAGAAGGAAGCAGTTCATGCCGCGTTTATTCAGCTCTTGCACCGCCTGGGCAGAGTCCTGGCGAAGCTCATCCAGGAAATAAAGGCGGCACAGGCTTTGGCCGTCACACAGAACCTCGATGGCGGTTTCGTCCTCGTGAGTGCTTTCTGAAAGATGGCGGATCTCGTAAAGTTTTCCGTCGATCAGTCCCTTGACCCCTTTACCCAGGATCTCCTGGGCATTTTGCACCGCGGGCATAAATTCAGGATGCGGCCATGCCTGGCGCAGGGCAAAGGCCAGTGGGTGGTAAGAGGTGGCTTCCAGCGCCAGAATATTGGCCTGCAGGCGCGGAGAGATTATCGCCGGCTCGGAGTGAGACAAAGACAGGTGGCCTTCAGTCAAAGTGCCGGTTTTGTCAAAGAAGATGTTTTTTACTTCGAGCATGCGTTCCAGACTGGTGGCATCTTTCAATAAAATCCCCAGACGCTGGGATTTTTTCAGGGCCAGTCCGAAAGTCAGTGGCGAACCAAAAGCCAGTGCACAAGGGCAGGCCAGGACGATCAGAGCCAAAGAGCGGTTGAAGGCCTCGGATATATCGATGCTGGCGTAAGCAATAAAGAACAGCACCGCGATAGAAAACACCGTGATTATCAACCACTGGGCCAGACGGTCGGTGAGGGCGATAAAGCGGCTTTTTTTCAAGGCCCCGTGATCCAGCTGCTGCAGCAGCTGACCCAGTTTGGATTCAGAAAACTGCAGGTTCATGCGCACCAGAACTCCGTCATCCAGAATTTTGGTTCCGGCGAACAATGTCATCCCGGAAGAAAACACCTTGGGCAGGGACTCGCCGTTAAATAAGGACATGTCCAGCGTGGCGTGGGAAGACAGCAACGTGGCATCCGAGGGCAGGCTCTGGCCCTGTTTTAGTTTCAGGACGTCGCCGGCCTTCACAGAGGACCACGGGATCACAGCGGAGGTATCACCGCTGATGCGCTCGTATTTTTCCATCTGGAAAAAGGACTTCATGCGGGACGGGGAAAGATAGTTCTGCTGCACGCGTTTGAGCAGATAACGCGCTGAAAGGATAAAGAACATGAAGCTGGCGGTGCTGTCGAAATAGATGTCGCCGTCACCACGAACCAGGTTGGCGGTGGAAAGGGCAAAGCCGGACAGCATCGCAATTGCGATCGGCAGATCGACATTGATGACTTTGTATTTCAGGGAATTCCAGGCGCCTTTGTAAAAGGGCTGGGCAGAGTAAAGCAGGATCGGCAGGAACAGGGCAAAGCTGAGCCAGTTAAATACTGTCGCCCAGGTGCCAGCAAGCCCTGAGTACACCGGAATCACAAACAGCATGGTGTTCCCGGCACAGAAGCCCGCCACCGCGATTCTTTTTAAAAAGCTGCGGTTTTCGGATTGATAGCGGGCGGCCAGATTGTCCTGGGCGGCCAGCGGTGAAGGTTTGTATCCCAGTTCCGCAATGACATGGGCCACTTGCGCCAAAGAACCGCCTTCGGCCAGTTTCACCGCAACAGTGCTTTGACCGAAGTTCACTCGGGCCATGGCAATGCGATCATAAAATTCGGGTAGTTTCTCCAGCAGATGCACGCACGAGGAGCAGTGCAGTCCTTCGGCAAAGAACAGGAAGTTGAAATCCTGTTTGTCGTGGCTGTAAAGGCGACGGAACTCGGGCTGATCCAGATAAGCATAAGGATTCTGTTGTTCGGAAAGCACCGGAATTTGTCGCACATGCAGATCCAGAGTCTCGCACGCCGAACAGCAGTACACGGGCTCGGTGGTTCCGGCTCTGCAGTAGGCGCATTCGTGTAGATTTGCTGTGTTCATGGTGTCTCCAGGATGTCTCAAGTGTGCCATCAGCATGCCCACCCCGATATGATCGGGATCATGTTCCAGAAAATAGTCGGGGAATCTGTTTTCCGCAAGCGGAACAGGTGCTGTAAATCGTTGCATTGTCTTGATTTTTCGATTCCTAATGAAACCTGAAACTTCTCACTATATTAGAAATTGGTCCGGGTCACCTTGATCCTTGTCAATTTTTGGTTGTTTTATTCTGCGGTGGTCCAGCGGCGGGTGAATTTTCTGAAAAAAATCGGTCAAGATTGGGCAATGGTTGACGGCCGTCATGTACTTCACCCGGAATTTCTCCGAGAATGACTGTATTCATCAAGGAGAAAAAAGATGAAAGACTGGAACTACAAAAGACTACTGCTAACTGGAGCGATCGCCTGCCTGGCTCCCATGCCGGTCCTGGCTGACAATATCAAGGGTGAAGAGGTGGCGGTGCTGACTGATGCACCTGAAGTGCCACCGCCAATCACTCGCAAACATGCAACCAAGGTCATCGTAAACCTTGAAACCAAGGAAGTGAAGCTCCGCCTGGCCGATGGGGTGGACTATACTTTCTGGACTTTCGGGGGCAAGGTTCCCGGTAAATTCATCCGTATCCGTGAAGGGGATCAGGTGGAGTTCCATCTGCACAATCACCCTTCCAGCAAGCTGCCTCATAATATCGACTTGCACGCTGTGACTGGACAGGGTGGTGGTGCGGAGGGATCCTTCACTGCTCCCGGTCACAGCTCCACTTTCAGTTTCAAGGCACTGAATCCGGGGCTGTATGTGTATCACTGTGCAACTGCGCCGGTGGGCATGCATATCGCCAACGGGATGTATGGTCTGATTCTGGTTGAACCCAAAGAAGGTCTGCCTAAAGTGGACCGTGAATTCTATGTGTTGCAGAGTGAGTTCTATACTAAGGGTAAATATGGAGCTCCGGGTTTGCAGCCGTTCAGCATGACTAAAGCGGTCGAGGAAAAAGCCGACTATGTGGTCTTTAACGGTAGCGTCGGGTCTTTGGTGGGCGATAACGCCATGAAAGCCAAAACTGGTGAAAAGGTCCGCTTGTTTGTGGGTAACGGGGGGCCGAATCTGGTGTCCTCTTTCCACGTGATTGGTGAGATCTTTGACAAGGTCTATGTTGAAGGTGGCAAGCTGGTGAATGAAAACGTCCAGACTACTTTGATTCCGGCGGGTGGATCTGCCATTGTGGAATTCAAACTGGATACTACAGGCACTTTCATTCTGGTGGATCACTCGATCTTCCGTGCCTTCAATAAAGGCGCCATCGGGATGCTGAAAGTGGAAGGCAAAGAAGACCATGAAGTCTATTCCGGAAAAACCAAAGACGGTATCTATCTGCCTGAGGGTGGTGTGATCCAGGAAATTGGTGCGGAAGCTCCGAAACAGATCCCAGCCAAAACTCTGGAAGAACGACTGTCTGGCGGTAAACGTATCTATGAATCCTCTTGCTTTGCCTGTCACCAGAGCAATGGTCAGGGGCTGCCGGGTGCGTTCCCTCCACTGGCGAAGTCGGACTTCCTGAAAAACAAGGATAAGGCGATTTCTGCGGTGATTCACGGTCTTGAGGGCCCGATCAAGGTCAACGGCAAAGAGTACAACTCAGTGATGCCGGCGCAGATTCTGTCGGATGAAGATGCTGCGAACGTACTGACTTACATCTACAGCATGTGGGGCAACTCCAAAAAAGTTGTGACTCCGGCTGATGTCAAAGCAGTTCGGGCTGCGGGTAAAAAGTAACTACGGAGGTTCAGAATGGACGGTCTTAAAAATTGGATAATGCTGACAGCCGTCCTTCTTTCCTGTGCTGGACAAGCCGCCCCCGAGGTGCTGATCCCGGCTGGTGAATACAAAATGCCAGCCAAGCTGAATCAGAAAAGCATCAAGGTGGCGG
Coding sequences within it:
- the ccoN gene encoding cytochrome-c oxidase, cbb3-type subunit I, with the translated sequence MNTSGNLIEKIYYDDDIVKKFVLATMIWAGAAFLFGLIAALQLAYWPMNANLEWITFGRLRPLHTNAAIFAFAGNAIFAGIYHSSQRLLKTRMFSNLLSKMHFWGWQLIILSAAITLPLGYSQSKEYAELEWPIDIAITVVWVIFAINFFMTIRQRREKHMYVAIWFYISTIITVAVLHIVNSIEIPVTFLQSYPVYAGIQDALVQWWYGHNAVAFFLTTPFLGLMYYYVPKAANRPVYSYRLSIIHFWALVFIYIWAGPHHLLYTSLPEWAQTLGMIFSIMLWAPSWGGMINGLLTLKGSWHLLKTEPLIKFFVAALTFYGMSTFEGPLLSIKSISAVGHYTDWIVGHVHSGALGWNGFLTFGMIYYLVPRLWRTELYSKKLLENHFWIGLTGVLLYYTSMVVAGITQGLMWLAVGEDGTLVYPDFIETVVRIVPLYWVRALGGFLFIVGFVMMCYNIYKTIKLAPKEQHDAYIEVSRSGYDELTKGHRKLEGMGAVFSVLAFLAIAVGSVIEIYPTLSLHRYVNPNNIVDPYSPLELAGRDIYIKEGCYVCHSQQIRPIASEVMRYGAASTVEESMYDRPFQWGSKRTGPDLSRLGKKYPNLWHYSHMLDPRAVTPKSIMPNYPWLAEKKTDFLVLRKKLSVMKQLDVPYADDVVANADIYAQKQAKEIAADLESNGAPKGLEDKEIVALIAYLQSLGQKGKVQ
- the ccoS gene encoding cbb3-type cytochrome oxidase assembly protein CcoS; translation: MNIIMIMIPMALILGIGFVSAFLWATSKGQFDDLETPAHRILDDENERKKS
- a CDS encoding heavy metal translocating P-type ATPase, which encodes MNTANLHECAYCRAGTTEPVYCCSACETLDLHVRQIPVLSEQQNPYAYLDQPEFRRLYSHDKQDFNFLFFAEGLHCSSCVHLLEKLPEFYDRIAMARVNFGQSTVAVKLAEGGSLAQVAHVIAELGYKPSPLAAQDNLAARYQSENRSFLKRIAVAGFCAGNTMLFVIPVYSGLAGTWATVFNWLSFALFLPILLYSAQPFYKGAWNSLKYKVINVDLPIAIAMLSGFALSTANLVRGDGDIYFDSTASFMFFILSARYLLKRVQQNYLSPSRMKSFFQMEKYERISGDTSAVIPWSSVKAGDVLKLKQGQSLPSDATLLSSHATLDMSLFNGESLPKVFSSGMTLFAGTKILDDGVLVRMNLQFSESKLGQLLQQLDHGALKKSRFIALTDRLAQWLIITVFSIAVLFFIAYASIDISEAFNRSLALIVLACPCALAFGSPLTFGLALKKSQRLGILLKDATSLERMLEVKNIFFDKTGTLTEGHLSLSHSEPAIISPRLQANILALEATSYHPLAFALRQAWPHPEFMPAVQNAQEILGKGVKGLIDGKLYEIRHLSESTHEDETAIEVLCDGQSLCRLYFLDELRQDSAQAVQELNKRGMNCFLLSGDKKSRVYQAANQCGIARENAHGELFPEDKKDILIRHKNTCMIGDGANDSLSLQAADVGIAVKGSVDLSLNSADVYFTRGGLSPFFDLLKISEQTQNVLKRNLGISLTYNTIGGILALAGFIDPLMAAILMPISSVVIILSSLWGFR
- the nirK gene encoding copper-containing nitrite reductase, producing MKDWNYKRLLLTGAIACLAPMPVLADNIKGEEVAVLTDAPEVPPPITRKHATKVIVNLETKEVKLRLADGVDYTFWTFGGKVPGKFIRIREGDQVEFHLHNHPSSKLPHNIDLHAVTGQGGGAEGSFTAPGHSSTFSFKALNPGLYVYHCATAPVGMHIANGMYGLILVEPKEGLPKVDREFYVLQSEFYTKGKYGAPGLQPFSMTKAVEEKADYVVFNGSVGSLVGDNAMKAKTGEKVRLFVGNGGPNLVSSFHVIGEIFDKVYVEGGKLVNENVQTTLIPAGGSAIVEFKLDTTGTFILVDHSIFRAFNKGAIGMLKVEGKEDHEVYSGKTKDGIYLPEGGVIQEIGAEAPKQIPAKTLEERLSGGKRIYESSCFACHQSNGQGLPGAFPPLAKSDFLKNKDKAISAVIHGLEGPIKVNGKEYNSVMPAQILSDEDAANVLTYIYSMWGNSKKVVTPADVKAVRAAGKK